One part of the Parabacteroides distasonis ATCC 8503 genome encodes these proteins:
- a CDS encoding ABC-F family ATP-binding cassette domain-containing protein has protein sequence MITVNNLDVQFGKRILFQDVNMKFTPGNCYGIIGANGAGKSTFLRVISKQLDPTRGSVNLGPGERLSVLSQDHFAFDEYTVMDTVLMGHTTLWEVMSEKNALYEKPDFSDADGIRVSELEEKFAEMEGWNAESDAANLLSGLGIKEDLHYMYMKDLSGKQKVRVLLARALFGQPDNLLLDEPTNDLDLETVSWLENYLSNFEHTVLVVSHDRHFLDSVCTHTVDIDFGKLQLFAGNYSFWYESSQLALRQQQNQNKKAEEKKKELEEFIRRFSANVAKSKQTTSRKKMLEKLNIEEIKPSSRRYPGILFTPNREPGNQILEVKGLSKSIDGQVLFKDLNFFVEKDDKIVFISHDPRAMTALFQIINGEEKADAGTYQWGQTITTSYLPLDNSKYFNTDINLLDWLCQFSPDTNEVFLKGFLGRMLFSGEELMKKVSVLSGGEKMRCMISRMMLTDANCLILDTPTNHLDLESIQAFNNTLKTFKGNILFSSHDHEFIQTVANRIIELTPNGIIDKMMDYDDYITDPAIAELREKLYSK, from the coding sequence ATGTGAACATGAAGTTTACACCGGGCAATTGCTACGGTATTATCGGTGCTAACGGGGCCGGAAAATCTACGTTTCTTCGTGTAATCAGCAAGCAATTGGACCCTACCAGAGGTAGCGTTAACCTAGGACCGGGCGAACGCCTTTCCGTATTGAGCCAAGATCACTTCGCGTTCGATGAATATACGGTAATGGATACCGTATTGATGGGGCACACGACCTTATGGGAGGTGATGAGCGAGAAAAACGCCCTTTACGAGAAACCTGATTTCAGCGACGCCGACGGTATCCGCGTATCGGAACTGGAAGAGAAATTCGCAGAGATGGAAGGCTGGAACGCAGAGAGCGACGCCGCCAACCTATTGAGCGGACTAGGCATCAAGGAGGATTTGCATTATATGTATATGAAGGACTTGAGCGGTAAGCAGAAAGTACGTGTCTTATTGGCCCGTGCCTTGTTCGGACAGCCCGATAACCTATTATTGGATGAGCCGACGAACGACTTGGACCTTGAGACGGTTTCTTGGTTGGAGAATTATCTCTCTAATTTCGAGCATACCGTATTGGTTGTTAGCCACGACCGTCACTTCCTCGACTCCGTTTGTACGCATACCGTGGATATCGACTTTGGTAAATTACAATTATTCGCCGGAAACTATAGCTTCTGGTACGAGTCTAGCCAGTTAGCCCTTCGTCAACAGCAGAACCAGAATAAGAAAGCCGAGGAGAAGAAGAAAGAGTTGGAAGAATTTATCCGCCGTTTCAGCGCCAACGTAGCGAAGTCCAAGCAGACCACCAGTCGCAAGAAGATGTTGGAGAAGCTGAATATCGAGGAGATCAAACCGTCCTCACGCCGCTATCCGGGAATCTTGTTCACGCCTAACCGCGAACCGGGCAACCAGATCCTAGAGGTGAAAGGATTGTCGAAGAGTATCGACGGACAGGTATTGTTCAAGGACTTGAACTTCTTCGTGGAGAAGGATGACAAGATCGTATTTATCAGTCACGACCCTCGTGCCATGACCGCCTTGTTCCAGATCATCAACGGTGAGGAGAAAGCGGATGCCGGTACGTATCAGTGGGGACAGACGATCACGACCTCTTATCTTCCTCTCGATAACTCCAAATATTTCAATACAGATATCAACCTGCTCGATTGGTTATGCCAGTTCTCGCCGGATACTAACGAGGTATTCTTGAAAGGCTTCCTCGGACGTATGTTGTTCTCGGGCGAGGAGCTTATGAAAAAGGTAAGCGTACTTTCCGGAGGTGAGAAGATGCGTTGTATGATCTCACGTATGATGCTCACCGACGCCAACTGCTTGATCTTGGATACTCCGACCAACCACTTGGACTTGGAATCCATCCAAGCCTTCAATAATACGTTGAAGACATTCAAGGGAAATATCCTGTTCTCCAGTCATGACCACGAGTTCATACAGACCGTGGCGAACCGTATCATCGAGCTGACTCCTAACGGTATCATCGATAAGATGATGGATTACGATGATTACATCACAGATCCGGCTATCGCGGAGTTACGGGAAAAGTTATATTCGAAATGA
- a CDS encoding LTA synthase family protein: protein MKKRLLFILIVFIAWLPVFVIQKPVFMFYQHALSEACTFTDFLQVMLHGLKLDCTIAGYLTAIPLLLTLVSVWLPGAWLKKVLKGYFLIMGILVSAIFSVDVALYSFWGFRLDATLFFYLQSPADAMASVPLGLFFIQLLVFVAYALGIYAWFTFILRFAPVKPSFPPTGLEQLGSTFAILLAGGILFIPIRGGVTTSTANVGMVYFSQNQFLNHSAINPCFSLIASLSKQQDFASQFDFYPEEKRKALFDTLIQAQDSLCPGDSIPTEPVKLLTTTRPNILIIIMESFTANAIEAVGGEPGITPNLNRLSKEGVLFTNLYANSFRTDRGLVSVLNGYLAQPTTSIMKYPVKSQTLPSIAKSLNKEGYTADMLYGGDINFTNMQSYFYSSGYSKITADRDFPLSSRLSKWGANDDITFSHLYEDIKQRPVDGKPWLSTFLTLSSHEPFEVPFHHLEHPYLNSVAFTDSCIGNFIDTFKELPAWKNTVVIFVSDHGYRYPENMQEYGPLRFHIPMLWLGGAIAEPKVIDTYANQTDLAATLLNQMGLPTDEFSFSKDILNPCVPHYAFYTFNNGFGFIDESGVSVYDNEGNKILVEEPESGNETRLEKGKVLLQTLYDDLGNR, encoded by the coding sequence ATGAAAAAAAGATTATTATTCATACTAATCGTTTTTATCGCATGGCTACCGGTTTTTGTTATTCAAAAACCGGTATTTATGTTTTATCAGCATGCGTTGTCCGAGGCTTGTACCTTCACGGACTTCCTACAGGTTATGCTTCATGGGCTGAAGCTGGATTGTACGATAGCGGGATACCTTACGGCCATCCCTCTCCTATTGACTCTAGTATCAGTTTGGCTTCCGGGCGCTTGGTTGAAGAAGGTATTGAAAGGGTACTTCTTGATCATGGGAATTCTGGTATCTGCGATCTTCTCCGTAGATGTGGCTTTATACAGCTTTTGGGGATTCAGGTTGGACGCTACTTTATTCTTCTACCTGCAATCGCCTGCCGATGCGATGGCGAGTGTTCCGTTGGGATTGTTCTTTATCCAATTATTGGTATTCGTGGCATATGCGCTAGGTATCTATGCTTGGTTCACCTTCATCCTCCGGTTCGCACCAGTAAAGCCTAGCTTTCCACCTACGGGATTGGAACAATTGGGAAGTACTTTCGCCATCCTCTTAGCGGGGGGAATATTGTTTATTCCGATCCGGGGAGGCGTAACTACGTCTACGGCGAATGTCGGCATGGTTTATTTCAGCCAGAACCAGTTCTTGAATCATTCGGCGATCAACCCGTGTTTCAGTCTGATAGCCTCATTGAGTAAGCAACAGGATTTTGCCTCGCAATTCGATTTCTACCCGGAGGAAAAGCGGAAAGCCTTATTCGATACGCTCATTCAAGCCCAAGACTCCTTATGCCCGGGAGATTCCATACCTACAGAGCCTGTCAAACTATTGACAACGACTCGTCCCAATATTCTCATTATCATCATGGAGAGTTTCACGGCAAATGCTATCGAGGCTGTTGGCGGTGAGCCGGGAATTACGCCGAACTTGAATCGGCTGAGCAAAGAGGGTGTATTATTCACGAACCTATATGCCAACTCGTTCCGTACCGATCGAGGCTTAGTCTCCGTATTGAACGGCTATTTAGCCCAACCCACCACCTCCATCATGAAGTATCCGGTGAAAAGCCAGACCCTTCCATCTATCGCAAAGAGTCTTAACAAAGAAGGATATACGGCAGATATGCTCTATGGAGGTGATATCAATTTCACGAATATGCAAAGTTATTTCTATAGTTCCGGCTACAGCAAGATAACGGCAGACCGTGATTTTCCCTTGAGTAGCCGTCTGAGTAAATGGGGAGCAAACGACGATATCACGTTCTCGCATCTTTACGAGGATATCAAGCAAAGACCAGTCGACGGCAAACCTTGGTTAAGTACATTCCTAACATTAAGTAGCCATGAGCCTTTCGAGGTCCCGTTTCACCATTTGGAGCATCCCTATCTAAACTCCGTCGCATTTACGGACAGCTGTATCGGCAATTTCATTGATACGTTCAAGGAACTGCCGGCATGGAAAAATACGGTAGTCATCTTTGTCTCCGACCACGGATACCGTTACCCTGAAAACATGCAGGAGTACGGACCTTTGCGTTTCCACATACCTATGCTATGGCTAGGTGGAGCGATCGCTGAACCTAAAGTGATCGATACGTACGCAAACCAGACCGATTTGGCAGCCACCTTATTAAATCAGATGGGTCTCCCCACAGATGAGTTCTCATTCAGCAAAGATATATTGAATCCTTGCGTCCCGCATTACGCCTTTTATACATTCAATAATGGATTTGGCTTTATAGACGAATCCGGTGTTTCCGTATACGACAATGAAGGGAACAAGATTTTAGTAGAAGAACCTGAAAGCGGAAACGAGACCCGCTTGGAGAAAGGAAAAGTCCTATTACAAACTTTATACGACGATCTGGGAAATCGATAA
- the rny gene encoding ribonuclease Y yields the protein MVGMYIIIPIVTFIIGGLLAWLGMRFLLKSKYDSVLQEAEKEAEVIKKNKMLEVKEKFLHLKADLEKQVSQRNAKIQSVETKLKQRELTMNQRQEELQRRNNEVEAVKENLSSQLELVEKKKQDLDKLHQKEVEHLEAISGLSAEEAKERLIESLKDEAKTQAASYINEIVEEAKMTANKEAKKIVIQSIQRVATETAIENSITVFHIESDEIKGRIIGREGRNIRALEAATGIEIVVDDTPEAIVLSGFDPVRREIARLALHQLVQDGRIHPARIEEVVTKVKKQVEDEVVETGKRTVIDLGVHGLHPELIRMIGKMKYRSSYGQNLLQHARETANLCAVMASELGLNPKKAKRAGLLHDIGKVPDDEPELPHAILGMKLCEKYKEKPDICNAVGAHHDEVEMQTLLAPIVQVCDAISGARPGARREIVEAYIKRLNDLEQLALSYPGVVKTYAIQAGRELRVIVGADKIDDKDTENLSAEIAKKIQDEMTYPGQVKITVIRETRAVSYAK from the coding sequence ATGGTTGGAATGTATATAATCATACCGATAGTAACCTTCATCATTGGTGGGTTGCTTGCGTGGCTGGGCATGCGTTTCCTTCTGAAGTCGAAGTACGACTCCGTGCTTCAAGAGGCGGAGAAGGAGGCCGAGGTGATAAAGAAGAACAAGATGCTGGAAGTAAAGGAGAAGTTTCTTCATTTGAAAGCGGACTTGGAAAAACAGGTATCACAGCGTAACGCTAAGATCCAGTCTGTCGAGACTAAATTGAAACAAAGAGAACTGACGATGAATCAACGTCAGGAAGAGTTACAGCGTAGGAATAACGAGGTAGAGGCTGTAAAGGAGAATTTATCTTCTCAGTTGGAGTTGGTGGAGAAGAAGAAGCAAGATTTGGATAAACTTCATCAGAAGGAAGTGGAGCATTTGGAGGCTATCTCCGGGTTGTCCGCCGAGGAAGCCAAAGAGCGTTTGATCGAGTCCTTAAAGGATGAGGCAAAGACGCAAGCCGCTTCTTACATCAACGAGATCGTCGAGGAGGCGAAGATGACCGCTAATAAGGAGGCGAAGAAGATCGTGATCCAGTCTATCCAACGGGTAGCGACGGAGACGGCTATCGAGAACTCTATTACCGTGTTCCATATTGAATCGGACGAGATCAAAGGCCGTATCATCGGTCGTGAGGGACGTAATATCCGTGCTTTGGAGGCCGCTACCGGTATTGAGATCGTGGTGGATGATACGCCTGAGGCTATCGTTCTTTCCGGATTCGATCCGGTTCGCCGTGAGATCGCTCGTTTGGCCTTGCATCAATTGGTACAGGACGGACGTATCCATCCGGCTCGTATCGAGGAGGTGGTAACGAAGGTGAAGAAGCAAGTGGAAGACGAGGTCGTAGAGACTGGTAAGCGTACCGTGATCGATTTGGGTGTGCACGGTTTGCATCCGGAATTGATCCGTATGATCGGTAAGATGAAGTATCGTTCTTCTTATGGACAAAACTTGTTGCAACATGCTCGTGAGACGGCCAACCTTTGTGCCGTGATGGCTTCCGAGTTGGGCTTGAACCCGAAGAAAGCGAAACGTGCCGGATTGTTACATGATATTGGTAAAGTGCCCGATGATGAGCCGGAATTGCCGCACGCTATCTTGGGTATGAAGCTTTGCGAGAAATATAAGGAGAAACCGGATATTTGCAACGCCGTAGGCGCTCACCACGATGAGGTGGAGATGCAGACGCTGTTGGCTCCGATCGTACAGGTTTGCGACGCTATTTCAGGTGCTCGTCCGGGAGCACGTCGTGAGATCGTAGAGGCTTATATCAAGCGTTTGAATGATTTGGAACAATTGGCTTTATCGTATCCGGGTGTCGTCAAGACTTACGCTATCCAAGCGGGTAGAGAGTTGCGCGTCATCGTTGGCGCTGATAAGATTGACGATAAGGACACCGAGAACTTGTCCGCTGAGATCGCTAAGAAGATTCAGGATGAGATGACTTATCCGGGACAGGTTAAGATCACGGTGATCCGTGAGACTCGTGCGGTAAGCTACGCTAAGTAA
- a CDS encoding cell division protein ZapA — MDEEFLINIVIAGKKYPLTIKRHEEELARAAADQINSKILQYRQHFAVEVDTKDLLAMVAFQLSMHNLELEKRNDTNPFTDKIQELTTELEGYLKK; from the coding sequence ATGGACGAAGAATTTCTTATAAATATAGTGATAGCCGGAAAGAAATATCCGCTTACGATCAAACGTCATGAGGAAGAGTTGGCGCGTGCCGCCGCTGATCAGATCAACAGCAAGATTCTTCAATACAGGCAGCATTTCGCGGTCGAGGTGGATACGAAAGATTTGTTAGCCATGGTGGCTTTTCAACTCTCGATGCATAATCTGGAGTTGGAAAAACGGAATGATACAAATCCTTTTACGGATAAGATACAGGAGCTTACAACCGAGTTGGAAGGATATCTGAAGAAATAA
- a CDS encoding winged helix-turn-helix domain-containing protein, whose product MIELIGTNAGLVWNVLNEGGKMSFKAVKKATKIKAEKDMYAAFGWLAKEGKLAFEEIEGEMYVSLV is encoded by the coding sequence ATGATTGAATTAATTGGTACAAACGCCGGCCTTGTATGGAACGTTTTAAATGAAGGCGGTAAAATGAGTTTTAAGGCAGTGAAGAAAGCCACGAAGATTAAAGCGGAAAAAGATATGTACGCCGCTTTTGGTTGGTTGGCGAAAGAAGGTAAATTAGCTTTCGAGGAGATTGAAGGTGAAATGTATGTTTCTTTAGTGTAA
- a CDS encoding B3/B4 domain-containing protein — translation MISITLSSEISEACPDLHVLAIACQVKNTEPDERLWEEITRVEEDIRSTCKIEDINKWTPIFATRQAYKRLGKDPNRYRPSAEALRRRILRGLPLYKIDTLVDIVNLVSIRSGYSIGGFDADKIVGGLELGVGKEGEIYHGIGRGELNIAGLPVYRDGVAGVGTPTSDEERTKIEMSTTSLLMILNGYSGKEGLLEAGGYSVDLLKRYVSAVNVEAELICRENRGKITL, via the coding sequence ATGATTTCAATCACTCTTTCATCTGAGATATCGGAGGCTTGCCCCGATCTTCACGTGTTGGCTATCGCCTGTCAAGTAAAGAACACGGAGCCCGATGAACGACTTTGGGAAGAAATAACCCGTGTTGAGGAGGATATCCGTTCTACCTGTAAGATAGAGGATATTAATAAGTGGACTCCTATTTTCGCTACCCGTCAGGCTTATAAACGTCTGGGGAAAGACCCGAACCGGTATCGCCCTTCCGCCGAGGCGTTAAGACGACGGATACTTCGCGGGCTTCCTTTATATAAGATAGATACCTTGGTGGATATCGTCAATCTGGTTTCTATCCGTAGCGGTTATTCTATCGGAGGATTTGACGCAGATAAGATTGTAGGCGGATTGGAACTAGGTGTCGGAAAAGAGGGGGAAATTTATCACGGTATCGGACGTGGTGAATTGAATATCGCCGGTCTTCCAGTCTACAGGGATGGAGTAGCGGGTGTCGGAACGCCTACCAGCGATGAGGAACGTACCAAGATTGAAATGTCGACCACTTCATTGTTAATGATTCTGAATGGTTATTCCGGTAAGGAGGGCTTATTGGAAGCGGGTGGTTACTCGGTTGACTTATTAAAAAGATATGTCTCAGCGGTAAACGTGGAAGCGGAACTGATATGCCGAGAAAACAGAGGAAAAATAACGTTATAA
- the pgeF gene encoding peptidoglycan editing factor PgeF codes for MMKMKIQENKQIEVSRFSGLSGYRDISHFTTTRHGGVSTGTYASMNPGVYTEDDPGFIRKNLELLSNAVGISLENMVIPHQTHEDRVLAIDASFLSLNDKERKLRLEGVDALVTNVPDVCVAVSTADCVPVLLYAPDRKVVAAVHAGWRGTVLHIARKAASLMIEAYDCDPTQLVAGIGPSISQAAFEVGEEVVKAFQMAGFPMERILRRNAETQKAYIDLWETNRLQLLEAGLLSEHIEIAGICTYIRYEDYFSARRLGVKSGRILTGICLKKS; via the coding sequence ATGATGAAGATGAAGATACAAGAAAATAAGCAAATAGAGGTGTCGCGGTTCTCCGGGTTAAGCGGATACCGCGACATTTCTCATTTTACGACAACACGTCATGGCGGCGTGAGTACGGGAACGTACGCTTCGATGAATCCGGGCGTTTATACCGAGGATGATCCGGGCTTCATCCGGAAGAACTTGGAACTTCTTTCGAATGCGGTCGGGATTTCCCTAGAGAATATGGTTATACCTCATCAGACCCATGAGGATCGAGTATTGGCGATCGACGCGTCTTTCCTTTCGCTGAATGATAAAGAGCGAAAGCTACGTTTGGAAGGCGTGGACGCTTTGGTGACGAATGTTCCGGATGTATGTGTAGCCGTATCTACGGCGGATTGTGTCCCTGTCTTGTTATATGCGCCGGATCGTAAAGTGGTAGCTGCCGTCCATGCGGGTTGGCGGGGTACGGTTTTACATATAGCTCGTAAGGCGGCAAGCTTGATGATCGAGGCATACGATTGCGATCCCACTCAATTGGTTGCCGGAATAGGTCCCTCTATCAGTCAAGCGGCATTTGAGGTGGGAGAGGAAGTCGTAAAAGCTTTTCAAATGGCGGGCTTCCCGATGGAGCGGATTCTTCGACGTAATGCGGAGACTCAAAAAGCGTATATCGATCTATGGGAAACCAACCGTTTACAATTGTTAGAGGCAGGATTGCTCTCCGAGCATATAGAGATCGCTGGCATCTGTACTTATATTCGGTATGAGGATTATTTCTCCGCTCGTCGCCTCGGTGTCAAAAGCGGCCGGATTCTTACCGGAATATGCTTGAAAAAATCTTAG